In Synechococcus sp. RS9909, one genomic interval encodes:
- a CDS encoding RpoD/SigA family RNA polymerase sigma factor yields MAPLSVLSDVDLVRSYLRDIGRVPLLSHQQEITLGRQVQELMELEALEAELRDQRGGEAVPAAELATAAGLSALQLKRKLQAGRRAKERMVAANLRLVVSVAKKYTKRNMELLDLIQEGTIGLVRGVEKFDPTRGYKFSTYAYWWIRQGITRAIAEKSRTIRLPIHITEMLNKLKKGQRELSQELGRTPTVTELAGFVELPEEEVKDLMCRARQPVSLEMKVGDGDDTELLELLAGDGELPEEQVEVECLKGDLRDLLEQLPDLQRRVLRMRYGMDGEEPMSLTGIAKSLRMSRDRTRRLEREGLEMLRRFDGQLEAYVAA; encoded by the coding sequence ATGGCTCCCCTGTCCGTTCTCTCTGACGTCGATCTGGTGCGCTCCTACCTGCGGGACATCGGTCGTGTGCCGTTGCTGAGCCATCAGCAGGAGATCACGTTGGGTCGCCAGGTGCAGGAGCTGATGGAGCTGGAGGCACTGGAGGCTGAGCTGCGCGATCAGCGCGGTGGTGAGGCGGTGCCGGCAGCGGAGCTGGCGACAGCGGCGGGGTTGAGTGCGCTGCAACTGAAGCGGAAGCTGCAGGCGGGCCGCCGCGCCAAGGAGCGGATGGTGGCGGCGAATCTGCGCTTGGTGGTGAGTGTGGCCAAGAAATACACCAAGCGGAATATGGAACTGCTGGACCTGATCCAGGAGGGAACGATCGGCCTGGTGCGGGGAGTGGAGAAATTCGATCCAACGCGGGGCTACAAGTTCAGCACGTATGCGTATTGGTGGATCCGGCAGGGGATCACGAGGGCGATAGCGGAGAAGAGCCGCACGATTCGGCTGCCGATCCATATCACCGAGATGCTCAACAAACTGAAGAAAGGGCAGCGAGAACTGAGCCAGGAGCTGGGGCGCACACCAACGGTGACGGAACTGGCGGGGTTTGTGGAACTGCCGGAGGAGGAGGTGAAAGACCTGATGTGCCGGGCACGTCAACCGGTGAGCCTGGAGATGAAGGTGGGGGATGGGGATGACACTGAATTGCTGGAGCTCCTGGCGGGTGATGGTGAATTGCCGGAGGAGCAGGTGGAGGTGGAGTGCCTGAAGGGCGACCTGCGGGATCTGTTGGAACAACTGCCAGACCTGCAACGGCGTGTGTTGCGGATGCGGTATGGGATGGACGGCGAAGAGCCGATGAGCCTCACCGGGATCGCCAAGTCGTTGCGGATGAGCCGTGATCGCACCCGCCGGCTCGAGCGCGAAGGGCTGGAGATGCTGCGCCGCTTCGATGGCCAACTGGAGGCCTACGTGGCGGCTTGA
- a CDS encoding cell wall metabolism sensor histidine kinase WalK — MAEQLGLGLVLGAAIGVGVSWAGQRQQRQRRSQQGALLQGKTLTTPQLLAWIDAATQGWLILTPDLTIAYINEKAERLLQISRNLLVRGQPLEEVLSIPELEEAIVQVRHQQRPQRTEWEWQSDPLEAIVLPGSDEWLLVLLQSCRSLEAQQQQQERWVSDVAHELKTPLTALMLVSDRLESAVQGQDTVLVERLQKELRRLQLMVEDLLELSRLENSLPRDAQAYSALCLDNLVENAWTSIRPLAEERGVSLALQSDEPAPLHGDQRRLHRAILNLLDNALRYSPDHSQVEVEILPSGGWWLLSIRDHGPGLSEKDLSNMFQRFYRGDPSRARSNRSGSGLGLAIVQQIAVNHGGRIQARNHPEGGTNVELLLPKGGQAA; from the coding sequence ATGGCAGAACAGCTCGGCCTGGGCCTGGTGCTGGGGGCAGCGATCGGAGTGGGCGTCAGCTGGGCAGGCCAACGACAGCAGCGCCAGAGGCGGTCTCAGCAGGGTGCGCTGCTCCAGGGCAAGACCCTCACCACCCCCCAGCTGCTCGCCTGGATCGATGCCGCCACCCAGGGATGGCTGATCCTCACCCCCGACCTCACCATCGCCTACATCAACGAAAAGGCGGAGCGGTTGCTGCAGATCTCCCGCAACCTGCTTGTGCGCGGCCAACCGCTCGAAGAGGTGCTCTCCATTCCCGAGCTGGAGGAGGCGATCGTGCAGGTGCGTCACCAGCAACGTCCCCAGCGCACGGAATGGGAGTGGCAGAGCGACCCACTCGAAGCGATCGTGCTGCCCGGATCGGATGAATGGCTGCTCGTGCTGCTGCAGAGCTGTCGCTCCCTCGAAGCCCAGCAACAGCAACAGGAGCGCTGGGTCAGCGATGTGGCCCACGAACTGAAAACGCCCCTCACCGCCCTGATGCTCGTGAGCGATCGGCTCGAATCCGCCGTGCAGGGGCAAGACACCGTGCTGGTGGAGCGCCTTCAGAAGGAGTTACGGCGGCTGCAGCTGATGGTGGAAGACCTGCTCGAACTCTCGCGCCTCGAAAACAGCCTGCCCCGCGACGCCCAGGCCTACAGCGCGCTCTGCCTCGACAACCTGGTGGAGAACGCCTGGACGAGCATCCGCCCCCTCGCCGAAGAGCGCGGGGTGTCGCTGGCCCTGCAAAGCGATGAGCCGGCACCCCTGCACGGCGACCAGCGGCGCCTGCACCGGGCCATTCTGAACCTGCTCGACAACGCCCTGCGCTATTCCCCCGACCACAGCCAGGTGGAGGTCGAGATCCTGCCCAGCGGTGGCTGGTGGCTGCTCTCGATCCGGGACCATGGCCCCGGCCTCAGCGAGAAGGATCTCAGCAACATGTTCCAGCGCTTCTACCGCGGCGATCCCTCCAGGGCGCGCTCGAACCGCAGCGGCAGCGGTCTCGGCCTGGCGATCGTGCAGCAGATCGCCGTCAATCACGGTGGACGCATCCAGGCCCGGAACCACCCCGAAGGCGGCACGAATGTGGAGCTGCTGCTCCCCAAGGGTGGCCAGGCAGCTTGA
- a CDS encoding AarF/ABC1/UbiB kinase family protein, whose translation MTGSNGTKAGRSRFCEPEIRYAPGRDARWLLLRPWIAIPRAVQILWALIGLLLSLLIRGGSSDAQVQRNLARRLLRTLTDLGPCFIKVGQALSTRPDLIRRDWLDELTRLQDDLPPFHHAIALQTVEEDLGAPVEQLFADFPDAPVAAASLGQVYRARLHGQHWVAVKVQRPNLPFILRRDMVLIRSLGVLTAPFLPLNLGFGLGQIIDEFGRSLFEEIDYGCEADNAERFAALFADNPAVTIPKVERLLSSRRVLTTSWIHGTKLRDRQELRAQHLDPSALIRTGVISGLQQLLEFGYFHADPHPGNLFALSGRSGDLGHVAYVDFGMMDSISDADRLTLTGAVVHLINRDFAALAKDFQTLGFLAPDADLSPIIPALEEVLGGSLGDAVGSFNFKAITDRFSELMFDYPFRVPARFALIIRAVVSQEGLALRLDPDFRIIAVAYPYVARRLLAGDTREMREKLLEVIFDGDGHLRIERLENLLNVVGEEATSPGLDLLPVAGAGLRLLFGRDGSDLRKRLLLTLIKDDRLSTDDIGALMGLLRRTFSPRRVAGGMLQRLNPLAVA comes from the coding sequence ATGACAGGCAGCAACGGAACCAAGGCTGGGCGATCGCGCTTCTGCGAACCGGAGATCCGCTACGCCCCAGGCCGCGATGCCCGCTGGTTGCTGCTCCGCCCCTGGATCGCGATTCCGCGGGCCGTTCAGATTCTCTGGGCCCTGATCGGACTGCTGCTCAGCCTCCTGATCCGCGGCGGCAGCAGCGATGCCCAGGTGCAGCGCAACCTGGCCCGCCGCCTGCTGCGCACGCTCACCGATCTGGGGCCCTGTTTCATCAAGGTGGGGCAGGCGCTCTCCACCCGGCCCGACCTGATCCGGCGCGACTGGCTCGATGAACTGACCCGCCTCCAGGATGATCTCCCCCCCTTCCACCATGCGATCGCCCTGCAGACGGTGGAGGAGGACCTCGGTGCTCCGGTGGAGCAGCTGTTCGCCGACTTCCCCGATGCGCCCGTAGCCGCCGCCAGTCTCGGCCAGGTGTATCGCGCCCGGCTGCACGGCCAGCACTGGGTGGCGGTGAAGGTGCAACGCCCGAATCTGCCCTTCATTCTCCGGCGCGACATGGTGCTGATCCGCAGTCTCGGCGTGCTCACAGCACCGTTTCTGCCCCTGAACCTGGGCTTTGGGCTGGGGCAGATCATTGATGAATTCGGCCGCAGCCTCTTCGAAGAAATCGATTACGGCTGTGAGGCCGACAACGCCGAACGATTTGCCGCCCTGTTCGCCGATAACCCAGCGGTCACGATCCCCAAGGTGGAGCGATTGCTCTCCAGCCGTCGCGTGCTCACCACCAGCTGGATCCACGGCACCAAACTGCGCGACAGGCAGGAACTGAGGGCGCAGCACCTCGATCCCAGTGCCCTGATTCGCACCGGCGTGATCAGCGGCCTGCAGCAATTGCTCGAGTTCGGCTATTTCCATGCCGATCCCCACCCCGGCAATCTGTTTGCGCTGAGTGGCCGCAGCGGCGATCTGGGCCACGTGGCCTACGTCGATTTCGGGATGATGGATTCGATCAGCGATGCCGATCGCCTCACCCTCACCGGTGCGGTGGTGCATCTGATCAATCGCGACTTTGCGGCCCTGGCCAAGGATTTCCAGACCCTGGGCTTTCTGGCCCCCGATGCCGATCTGAGCCCGATCATCCCGGCGCTGGAGGAGGTGCTCGGCGGCAGCCTCGGTGATGCGGTGGGCTCCTTCAACTTCAAGGCGATCACCGATCGGTTCTCGGAGCTGATGTTCGATTACCCCTTCCGGGTGCCGGCCCGTTTCGCCCTGATCATCCGGGCGGTGGTGAGCCAGGAGGGCCTGGCGCTGCGGCTCGACCCCGACTTCAGGATCATCGCCGTGGCCTATCCCTACGTGGCGCGGCGGCTGCTGGCGGGCGACACCCGCGAGATGCGCGAGAAACTCCTGGAGGTGATCTTTGATGGCGACGGCCATCTGCGGATTGAACGCCTGGAGAACCTGCTCAACGTGGTGGGCGAGGAGGCGACCAGCCCTGGCCTCGATCTGCTGCCCGTGGCCGGAGCGGGCCTGAGGCTGCTGTTCGGCCGGGATGGCTCCGATCTGCGCAAGCGGCTGCTGCTGACGCTGATCAAGGATGACCGGCTCAGCACCGACGACATCGGCGCCCTGATGGGCCTGCTCAGGCGCACCTTCAGCCCCAGACGGGTGGCCGGCGGCATGTTGCAACGGCTCAACCCCCTCGCGGTGGCTTGA
- a CDS encoding RodZ family helix-turn-helix domain-containing protein encodes MRFPGIWRRRKRDQAVVSPGNDGVDPLLAAGQLLRERREERNLSLRDLSRDMRITTPVLEALEKGWRDRLPEAAYLGAMLSRLEHHLDLDPGSLNGALPPVQPSRLQGRQRGASRFTIGSIDIFTTWQGSVVYALVMVGSLLALNQQQRYLAMRNSLSLNPIPPSSDDLQLAPAASDPALQGLRPLDEARRRPLSQWLPPRQEAEANNTPARTGVLELALNRPSAIRFISAGGDRSQLNGAQGKLSLQLLPPFSLSIEPAPTATDQVLWNGAPLSASKDQPGTYRLPQTAPRSP; translated from the coding sequence ATGAGGTTTCCCGGGATCTGGCGACGGCGCAAGCGCGATCAGGCTGTGGTGAGCCCCGGCAACGACGGTGTGGATCCCTTGCTCGCCGCCGGCCAGCTGCTGCGGGAACGCCGGGAAGAACGCAACCTCTCCCTGCGCGATCTCTCCCGCGACATGAGGATCACCACCCCGGTGCTCGAGGCCCTGGAGAAAGGGTGGCGTGACCGCCTGCCCGAAGCGGCCTACCTGGGCGCCATGCTCAGCCGCCTGGAGCACCACCTGGATCTGGATCCAGGCAGTCTCAACGGTGCCTTACCCCCGGTTCAGCCCTCACGCCTGCAGGGCCGACAACGGGGTGCGTCCCGATTCACGATCGGCAGCATTGACATCTTCACCACCTGGCAGGGCAGCGTCGTGTATGCCCTCGTGATGGTGGGGTCCCTGCTGGCCCTGAATCAGCAACAGCGCTACCTCGCCATGCGCAACAGCCTCAGCCTCAACCCGATTCCGCCCAGCAGCGACGATCTCCAGCTCGCCCCCGCCGCCAGCGATCCGGCCCTCCAGGGTCTGCGCCCACTGGATGAAGCGCGCCGGCGCCCCCTCAGTCAATGGCTGCCGCCGCGGCAAGAAGCCGAAGCCAACAACACCCCTGCCCGCACCGGAGTGCTGGAACTGGCGCTCAACCGCCCCAGCGCCATCCGTTTCATCAGCGCCGGCGGCGATCGCAGCCAACTCAACGGTGCCCAGGGCAAGCTCAGCCTCCAGTTGCTCCCACCCTTCAGCCTCAGCATCGAACCAGCGCCCACGGCCACCGATCAGGTGCTCTGGAACGGTGCTCCCCTCAGCGCCAGCAAAGACCAACCCGGCACTTACCGCCTGCCCCAGACGGCGCCGCGCTCTCCGTAA
- a CDS encoding response regulator transcription factor: MAQERSFPVISPAATAVSTARLLLVEDDESIRETVREALKAEGFDVLACGDGAEALAALTDAAAEPVDLVVLDLMLPGLGGLDLCRQLRKNDNSTPILVISARDSETDRVLGLEVGADDYLVKPFGLRELVARCRALLRRSQQPSSSEAPPQVYRHENLCLFAEECRVSRDDKDLSLSPKEYKILELFIKNPRRVWSRDQLLERIWGIDFVGDTKTVDVHIRWLREKIEDEPSAPKHIRTVRGFGYRFG, translated from the coding sequence ATGGCGCAAGAGCGGAGCTTCCCGGTGATCAGCCCAGCCGCCACGGCCGTCAGCACGGCCCGGCTTCTCCTGGTGGAAGACGATGAATCGATCCGGGAAACGGTTCGCGAAGCCCTGAAAGCCGAAGGGTTTGATGTGCTGGCCTGCGGCGATGGCGCCGAAGCGCTGGCCGCCCTCACCGACGCCGCCGCCGAACCGGTCGATCTCGTGGTGCTGGACCTGATGCTTCCCGGCCTCGGTGGTCTCGATCTCTGCCGTCAGCTGCGCAAAAACGACAACAGCACCCCGATCCTGGTGATCAGCGCCCGCGACAGCGAAACCGATCGCGTGCTCGGCCTGGAGGTGGGTGCCGACGATTACCTGGTCAAACCCTTCGGCCTGCGCGAACTGGTGGCCCGCTGCCGCGCCTTGTTGCGCCGCTCCCAGCAACCCTCCAGCAGCGAAGCGCCGCCCCAGGTGTACCGCCACGAAAACCTCTGCCTGTTTGCCGAGGAATGCCGTGTCAGCCGCGATGACAAGGACCTGAGCCTCTCCCCGAAGGAATACAAAATCCTCGAGCTGTTCATCAAGAATCCCCGCCGGGTGTGGAGCCGTGATCAACTGCTGGAGCGCATCTGGGGCATCGATTTCGTCGGCGACACCAAAACCGTGGATGTGCACATCCGCTGGCTCAGGGAGAAGATCGAAGACGAACCCTCCGCACCGAAACACATCCGCACCGTGCGCGGTTTCGGTTACCGCTTCGGCTGA
- a CDS encoding Coenzyme F420 hydrogenase/dehydrogenase, beta subunit C-terminal domain, giving the protein MARGTVRPARDLCSDCGLCDSRWVAYVKRACAFLHQDFEAMERRSHGRSRDLDQEDELYFGVHERMVTARMRAPIDGAQWTGIVSHLGAKALERGLVDAVLCVQQSPEDRFTPVPVLARTPEEVMAARVNKPTLSNNLSVLEQLPGSGIRNLLAIGVGCQIQALRAVEDTLPLDALYVLGLPCVDNVSRQGLQTFLESASDSPETVVHYEFMQDFRIHFRHRDGRQETVPFFGLDTPRLKDVFAPSCLSCFDYVNAGADLVVGYMGAEYGRQWLVVRNQRGAALLDLIEADLDLAPVTSRGDRRAAVQQGIDAYDKAVRLPMWLAELVGWVVQRIGPKGLEYGRFSIDSHFTRNALWLRRHHPEVVDRHLPAFARRIVERYRLPST; this is encoded by the coding sequence ATGGCGCGCGGCACGGTCCGCCCGGCCAGGGATCTCTGCAGTGACTGTGGTCTCTGCGATTCCCGCTGGGTGGCGTATGTCAAACGGGCCTGCGCCTTTCTGCACCAGGATTTCGAGGCGATGGAGCGGCGTTCTCACGGTCGCTCCCGCGATCTCGATCAGGAGGACGAGCTCTATTTCGGTGTGCACGAGCGCATGGTCACCGCCCGGATGCGCGCGCCGATCGACGGTGCCCAGTGGACCGGCATCGTCAGCCATCTGGGGGCCAAGGCGCTGGAGCGAGGCCTGGTGGATGCCGTGCTCTGCGTGCAACAGAGTCCGGAGGATCGCTTCACCCCGGTGCCCGTGCTCGCCCGCACGCCCGAGGAGGTGATGGCGGCCCGCGTCAACAAACCGACCCTGTCCAACAACCTCTCGGTGTTGGAACAGCTGCCCGGCAGTGGCATCCGCAACCTGCTGGCGATCGGTGTCGGCTGTCAGATCCAGGCCTTGCGCGCCGTTGAGGACACCCTGCCGCTCGATGCGCTGTACGTGCTCGGTCTGCCCTGCGTTGACAACGTCTCACGCCAGGGGCTGCAGACGTTTCTGGAGAGCGCCAGCGATTCACCGGAGACGGTGGTGCACTACGAGTTCATGCAGGATTTCCGCATTCACTTCCGCCACCGCGACGGCCGCCAGGAAACGGTGCCGTTCTTCGGGCTCGACACGCCCCGCCTCAAGGATGTGTTCGCCCCCAGCTGCCTCAGCTGCTTCGACTATGTGAATGCGGGCGCGGATCTGGTGGTGGGCTACATGGGGGCGGAGTATGGCCGCCAGTGGTTGGTGGTGCGCAATCAACGCGGCGCTGCCCTGCTCGATCTGATCGAGGCCGATCTCGATCTGGCGCCGGTCACCAGTCGCGGTGATCGCCGCGCCGCGGTGCAGCAGGGCATCGATGCCTACGACAAGGCGGTGCGCCTGCCGATGTGGCTGGCGGAGCTGGTGGGTTGGGTGGTGCAGCGCATCGGACCGAAGGGCCTGGAATATGGCCGTTTCTCGATCGATTCCCACTTCACCCGTAACGCGCTCTGGTTACGTCGCCATCATCCGGAGGTGGTGGATCGGCATCTGCCGGCGTTCGCCCGTCGCATCGTGGAGCGCTATCGCCTCCCATCCACCTGA
- the malQ gene encoding 4-alpha-glucanotransferase: protein MRELGVLLHPTALPGSPVCGGFGAAAQRWLELLARHGIRVWQVLPLAPPDGTGSPYSSPSSFALNPWFLDADALVAEGYLAPESLSGLPGQNAQASSGGAVDLALAERRAAALGEALLAAWPQQSAARQRRFASWCSQQAFWLEDHAAFMELRRQQEGRPWWTWPEPLAQRQRRALEQWRREHGPALQRQRLLQWHADRQWQALRSLAQDLGVRLFGDLPFYVARDSADVWSHRQLFALTPAGELMLQSGVPPDYFSATGQLWGTPVYRWWRHRLSRFHWWRQRFRRQWQLADLLRLDHFRALAAYWAVPGADDTAMRGSWRPSPGASLLRRLRRDAGGVLPLVAEDLGVVTADVERLRDRFALPGMKILQFAFDGNPDNPYLPANIKGERWVVYTGTHDNPTSIGWWQGLDEAARQRLTALVGGAVEAPGWQLLELGLATSAWLVVAPLQDLLHLDDAARFNTPGTVGGNWTWRLAVEPAALEGALKGYGERGAVWGRR from the coding sequence ATGCGTGAACTCGGTGTGTTGCTGCACCCCACCGCCCTTCCAGGCAGTCCGGTGTGTGGCGGTTTCGGTGCTGCGGCCCAGCGCTGGCTGGAGTTGCTGGCTCGCCATGGCATCCGCGTCTGGCAGGTGCTGCCGTTGGCCCCTCCCGACGGCACCGGCTCTCCCTACAGCTCACCGTCGAGCTTCGCGCTCAACCCCTGGTTTCTCGATGCCGATGCGCTGGTGGCGGAGGGCTACCTGGCGCCCGAGAGCCTGAGCGGCCTCCCCGGCCAGAACGCCCAGGCTTCCTCCGGTGGGGCGGTGGATCTGGCCCTGGCCGAGCGCCGGGCCGCCGCCCTCGGCGAGGCGCTGCTGGCGGCCTGGCCGCAGCAGTCGGCGGCGCGTCAGCGTCGTTTCGCGAGCTGGTGTTCCCAGCAGGCGTTCTGGTTGGAGGATCACGCCGCCTTCATGGAACTGCGTCGCCAGCAGGAGGGGCGGCCGTGGTGGACCTGGCCGGAGCCTTTGGCGCAACGTCAGCGCCGGGCCCTGGAGCAGTGGCGCCGGGAGCATGGGCCTGCGCTGCAGCGTCAGCGCCTGCTCCAGTGGCATGCCGATCGGCAGTGGCAGGCCCTCCGCAGCCTGGCCCAGGATCTGGGGGTGCGTCTGTTCGGCGATCTGCCCTTCTATGTGGCCCGCGACAGCGCCGATGTCTGGAGCCATCGCCAGCTCTTTGCGCTGACGCCGGCGGGGGAGCTCATGCTCCAGAGCGGTGTGCCGCCGGATTACTTCTCCGCCACGGGCCAGCTGTGGGGCACACCGGTGTATCGCTGGTGGCGGCATCGGCTCAGCCGCTTCCATTGGTGGCGCCAACGCTTCCGGCGTCAGTGGCAACTGGCGGATCTGCTCCGCCTCGACCATTTCCGTGCCCTGGCGGCTTACTGGGCGGTGCCCGGCGCTGATGACACGGCGATGCGGGGCAGTTGGCGGCCGTCGCCAGGAGCCTCGCTGCTGCGGCGACTTCGCCGCGATGCCGGGGGCGTGTTGCCCCTGGTGGCGGAGGATCTCGGTGTGGTCACCGCCGATGTGGAGCGGCTGCGGGATCGCTTTGCGCTGCCGGGCATGAAAATTCTTCAGTTCGCCTTTGACGGCAATCCCGACAACCCCTACCTGCCCGCCAACATCAAGGGGGAGCGCTGGGTTGTGTACACCGGTACCCACGACAACCCCACCAGCATCGGCTGGTGGCAGGGCCTGGATGAGGCGGCGCGGCAGCGGCTGACCGCTTTGGTGGGGGGGGCGGTGGAGGCGCCGGGTTGGCAGTTGCTGGAGCTGGGTCTGGCCACCAGCGCCTGGCTGGTGGTGGCACCGCTTCAGGATCTGCTCCATCTCGACGATGCCGCCCGCTTCAACACCCCCGGCACGGTGGGCGGCAACTGGACCTGGCGGCTGGCGGTGGAACCGGCGGCGCTGGAGGGGGCGCTCAAGGGTTACGGAGAGCGCGGCGCCGTCTGGGGCAGGCGGTAA
- a CDS encoding pseudouridine synthase, with the protein MTGERLQKLIAAAGLCSRRKAEELLRQQRVRVNGQIVALGDRADPEQDRICVDGRPLRAPEATRLLLLNKPVGVISSCYDPRGRRTVLDLIPNHLRRGLHPIGRLDADSRGALLLTNRGQLTLRLSHPRYAHSKTYRVWLEGDPSPQHLQSWRDGVWLDGQRTQPATVQRLRREGGRTLLEVTLQEGRNRQIRRTADQLGHPVLDLQRIAIAGIPLGSLAEGEWRALHRGEWRHLMPETGQPTTRR; encoded by the coding sequence TTGACCGGGGAACGCCTCCAGAAACTGATCGCCGCCGCGGGCCTCTGTTCCCGCCGCAAAGCGGAGGAGCTGCTGCGGCAGCAACGGGTGCGCGTGAATGGCCAGATCGTGGCGCTGGGCGATCGGGCTGACCCGGAGCAGGACCGGATCTGTGTGGATGGCCGGCCCTTGCGGGCCCCCGAGGCCACCCGGTTGCTGCTGCTCAACAAACCGGTGGGGGTGATCAGCAGCTGCTATGACCCCCGCGGCCGTCGCACCGTGCTCGATCTGATTCCGAACCACCTCCGCCGCGGCCTCCACCCGATCGGACGGCTCGATGCCGACAGTCGCGGCGCCCTGCTGCTGACCAACCGCGGCCAGCTCACCCTGAGGCTCAGCCATCCGCGCTATGCCCACAGCAAGACCTACCGGGTCTGGCTGGAGGGCGATCCATCGCCTCAGCACCTGCAGAGCTGGCGCGACGGGGTGTGGCTGGATGGGCAGCGCACCCAGCCGGCGACGGTGCAACGCCTCCGCCGCGAAGGCGGCCGCACCCTGCTGGAGGTGACCCTGCAGGAGGGCCGCAACCGCCAGATCCGTCGCACCGCGGACCAGCTGGGCCATCCGGTGCTCGACCTGCAGCGGATCGCGATCGCCGGAATCCCGCTGGGATCCCTGGCGGAGGGTGAATGGCGGGCCCTGCACAGGGGAGAATGGCGCCATCTGATGCCCGAAACGGGGCAGCCGACGACGCGCCGATGA
- a CDS encoding lysine decarboxylase, whose amino-acid sequence MAALLSHLRSGRFAAPIDALHLPAHGRGAGLPAVMRRLLRRRPGSWDLPELPLIGGPLQNEGAVAASQRAAAAVVGVSACWYGVNGATGLLQAALLALASPGQTVLMPRNAHRSLIQACALGGLTPLLFDLPFLSDRGHVGALEAAWLERVLAELDRQGQTPAAAVLVHPTYHGYASDPLPLVALLHQRGLSVLVDEAHGAHLQPGVDPALPSSSLAAGADLVVHSLHKSAAGLGQTAVLWCQGTRVDPELVQRCLGWLQTTSPSALLLASCETALRAWQEPRGRRLLRRRLDQGRALADRLSAAGVPLLRTPDPLRLIWHTAAAGINGLEADAWLLQRRLIAELPEPGCLTFCLGFARHRGLAGRMLRRWQQLRLALGNATPLPPFTPPPLPLLGTPERHLVEAWRGPQRAVPLDDACGAIAAELICPYPPGIPLVIPGERLDRSRLRWLQEQRQLWPDQIAAMVNIVA is encoded by the coding sequence ATGGCTGCATTGCTGTCGCACCTGCGATCCGGTCGTTTCGCGGCCCCGATCGATGCCCTGCATCTTCCTGCCCATGGCCGGGGCGCTGGTCTGCCTGCGGTGATGCGGCGCCTGCTGCGCCGCCGGCCCGGCAGCTGGGATCTGCCGGAGCTGCCCCTGATCGGTGGTCCACTCCAAAACGAAGGAGCGGTGGCCGCCAGTCAACGGGCTGCCGCCGCCGTGGTCGGGGTCTCCGCCTGCTGGTACGGCGTCAATGGCGCAACGGGGCTGCTCCAGGCGGCCCTGTTGGCATTGGCGTCACCGGGGCAGACGGTGCTGATGCCCCGCAACGCCCATCGCAGCCTGATCCAGGCCTGCGCCCTGGGAGGCCTGACGCCGCTGCTGTTCGATCTGCCCTTTCTGAGCGATCGCGGCCATGTGGGCGCCCTGGAGGCGGCCTGGCTGGAGCGCGTTCTGGCGGAGCTCGACCGCCAGGGTCAGACGCCTGCGGCGGCCGTGCTCGTGCATCCCACTTATCACGGCTATGCCAGCGATCCGCTGCCGCTGGTGGCCCTGCTTCACCAGCGCGGCCTGTCCGTGCTGGTGGATGAGGCCCATGGTGCCCATCTCCAGCCCGGCGTTGACCCTGCCCTGCCCAGCTCATCGCTGGCGGCTGGGGCTGATCTGGTGGTGCATTCGCTGCACAAATCCGCCGCCGGCCTCGGCCAGACCGCCGTGCTCTGGTGCCAGGGCACCCGGGTGGACCCGGAGCTGGTCCAGCGCTGCCTGGGCTGGCTGCAGACCACCAGCCCCAGTGCCCTGCTGCTCGCTTCCTGTGAGACCGCCCTGCGGGCGTGGCAGGAGCCCCGGGGTCGCCGGTTGCTGCGGCGGCGTCTGGATCAGGGGCGGGCCCTGGCGGATCGGCTCAGCGCTGCCGGTGTGCCCCTGCTTCGCACCCCAGACCCCCTGCGCCTGATCTGGCACACGGCCGCTGCCGGCATCAACGGTCTTGAGGCCGATGCCTGGCTCCTGCAGCGGCGGCTGATCGCTGAGTTACCCGAACCGGGATGCCTCACCTTCTGCCTCGGTTTCGCTCGGCACCGGGGCCTGGCGGGGCGGATGCTGCGCCGCTGGCAGCAGCTCCGGCTCGCGCTGGGCAACGCCACCCCCCTGCCTCCGTTCACGCCGCCGCCATTGCCGCTGCTGGGAACCCCGGAGCGTCACCTGGTGGAGGCCTGGCGGGGGCCGCAGCGCGCCGTGCCGCTCGACGACGCCTGTGGTGCGATCGCCGCTGAGCTGATCTGCCCCTACCCACCTGGGATTCCTCTGGTGATTCCGGGGGAGCGGCTGGATCGGTCCAGGCTGCGCTGGCTGCAGGAGCAGCGCCAGCTTTGGCCGGATCAGATCGCAGCTATGGTGAACATTGTGGCTTGA